A genomic region of Caulobacter vibrioides contains the following coding sequences:
- a CDS encoding S49 family peptidase, protein MRNPALLAAELTGRPLLMLESSVLPYAQMLGVVATGERRSALSAFIGGARRLFRAEASAEHDGACVTEPMVALPRWMGEPEHIGFGWALKDGVGVIEVDGPLMEEGFGWGDCWYHGYDTLLMAFEEMAADANVRAVFGRIRCNGGIAAAGLPQLAKFLRENRAKAGGKPIWFFCERAYSAAYWIVAQGDHVVAARESGVGSIGAVIGHCEASKGLSADGLTITKFKFGLKKTDGAWDEPLSETAKTDLNADVQQCGRWFVADVLKGRENLTEEVVIGTQAGCFYGDSDDPAYSALKVGLIDAVMTEREAFEALKASLATPISPAPPAKAPGALSPAKETDVKRSEVLAGLKKAGLNNDQIRAAMAEMPEDGEDAAPEGEDQADDTEVEDEAEAEGGEDEPAAKVNAKVAQAVLDLPEARGREKLAKKLAFQPGMTVAAAKELLASAGKETGLADRVRDPNLAPSGGTLDAALTKRLDPEAIYRRRKASTSRAA, encoded by the coding sequence ATGCGCAATCCCGCTCTTCTGGCGGCCGAGCTGACCGGCCGACCATTGCTGATGCTCGAAAGCTCGGTGCTGCCCTATGCCCAGATGCTGGGCGTGGTGGCGACCGGCGAACGGCGTTCGGCTCTATCGGCGTTCATCGGCGGCGCGCGCCGCCTTTTCCGCGCCGAGGCTTCCGCCGAGCACGATGGCGCGTGCGTCACCGAGCCGATGGTCGCCCTGCCGCGCTGGATGGGTGAGCCTGAGCACATCGGCTTTGGCTGGGCGCTGAAGGATGGCGTCGGTGTCATTGAAGTCGATGGCCCGCTGATGGAAGAGGGCTTTGGCTGGGGCGACTGCTGGTATCACGGCTATGACACCCTGCTGATGGCGTTCGAGGAGATGGCCGCCGACGCGAATGTGCGGGCTGTCTTTGGGCGCATCCGCTGCAATGGCGGTATTGCCGCTGCTGGTTTGCCGCAGCTCGCCAAGTTTCTTCGAGAAAATCGCGCCAAGGCGGGCGGCAAGCCCATCTGGTTTTTCTGCGAGCGGGCCTATTCGGCGGCGTACTGGATCGTCGCCCAAGGTGATCATGTTGTCGCCGCCCGCGAGAGCGGCGTCGGATCGATCGGCGCGGTCATTGGCCACTGTGAGGCGAGCAAGGGTCTCTCTGCCGACGGTCTCACCATCACCAAGTTCAAGTTCGGCCTGAAAAAGACCGATGGCGCTTGGGACGAGCCGCTCTCGGAGACGGCGAAGACTGATTTGAACGCGGATGTGCAGCAGTGCGGCCGCTGGTTCGTCGCCGACGTGCTCAAGGGCCGCGAAAACCTGACCGAAGAGGTCGTGATCGGCACCCAGGCCGGCTGCTTCTACGGCGACAGCGACGATCCGGCCTATTCGGCGCTCAAGGTCGGGCTGATCGACGCCGTGATGACCGAGCGCGAGGCGTTTGAGGCCCTGAAGGCCTCGCTTGCGACCCCGATTTCCCCTGCCCCGCCCGCCAAGGCGCCCGGGGCTCTATCCCCCGCGAAGGAGACTGACGTGAAGCGCAGTGAAGTCCTGGCTGGCTTGAAAAAGGCCGGCCTCAACAATGATCAGATCCGGGCCGCCATGGCCGAAATGCCCGAAGATGGCGAAGACGCTGCGCCCGAGGGCGAAGACCAGGCCGATGACACCGAGGTCGAGGATGAGGCCGAGGCTGAAGGCGGCGAAGACGAGCCGGCCGCCAAGGTCAACGCCAAGGTCGCCCAGGCTGTGCTCGACCTGCCTGAAGCGCGTGGTCGCGAGAAGCTGGCCAAGAAGCTGGCCTTCCAACCGGGCATGACGGTTGCGGCCGCCAAGGAGCTGCTGGCTTCGGCGGGCAAGGAGACCGGCCTCGCCGATCGTGTTCGCGACCCGAACCTGGCTCCGAGCGGCGGCACGCTCGACGCCGCTCTGACCAAGCGCCTCGATCCTGAGGCCATCTATCGCCGCCGTAAGGCGTCGACCTCGCGCGCCGCCTAG
- a CDS encoding phage portal protein, whose product MDRQLLGPTGSPLPQGIGAAVRAMANREGTDLSFNVGYKAGQTRGQDVGGWLPSQQSADASWLWSRDLAVARTRELMQNEPWAQGGVDRKLDMLVGAGWRPIIRPDAQALGITEEQAQTLGSQIESNYRLWGEDPLCRCDAEDTLTASWLLYLQVMEAEVTGDGVSVLRMRERPGWGFRTCVQVLDSDRLSNPNGVADDDHIRGGVEKDRYNAPIAYHFRNAHPGDVLGSTSKSMTWERVERNEPYGRPKVTHLFEKRRPGQSRGVSRLVAGLARFKGASRLTDNELANSTINSLFAGTIVSSFDPAVAQDHLMSSATAGYQDLRQKFYETADPRLAGARIQHLFPGDELKFLTTPRETVAFESFTTVFLRSIASSLGITYEQIAMDWSKVNYSSARAALIEVWRGIQRQRSMVAMMVATPWLLAVTEDGIDQGKIELPNGATWEDLYERPAAYLRGRWLGPARGWVDPVKEPAGAILQVEAGFNNWEDVAAEQGIDFDLNLAGLKRQKGMWHDAGLTPPALAAMMAMRGTSEDDKPNP is encoded by the coding sequence ATGGATCGGCAACTTCTCGGCCCGACGGGCTCCCCGCTTCCGCAAGGGATCGGCGCCGCCGTCCGCGCCATGGCTAACCGCGAGGGCACCGACCTGTCGTTCAATGTCGGCTACAAGGCCGGCCAGACGCGTGGTCAGGATGTCGGCGGATGGCTGCCGTCGCAGCAATCGGCCGACGCGAGTTGGCTCTGGTCACGAGACCTGGCGGTCGCGCGCACGCGCGAGCTGATGCAGAACGAGCCCTGGGCTCAGGGCGGCGTCGATCGCAAACTTGACATGCTGGTCGGCGCGGGCTGGCGGCCGATTATCCGGCCTGATGCGCAAGCCTTGGGCATCACCGAAGAACAGGCTCAAACGCTCGGGTCGCAGATCGAAAGCAACTACCGGCTCTGGGGTGAAGATCCGCTGTGTCGGTGCGACGCTGAGGACACACTGACCGCATCATGGCTGCTCTACCTTCAAGTGATGGAGGCGGAGGTCACGGGCGACGGTGTCTCTGTTTTGCGCATGCGCGAGCGGCCGGGCTGGGGTTTCCGAACCTGCGTCCAGGTCCTGGACAGCGACCGTCTATCCAACCCCAATGGCGTCGCTGACGATGATCATATTCGCGGTGGCGTCGAGAAGGACCGCTACAACGCCCCGATCGCCTACCACTTCCGCAACGCCCACCCTGGTGATGTTCTAGGCTCGACATCTAAGTCCATGACTTGGGAGCGGGTCGAGCGCAACGAGCCGTACGGTCGGCCCAAGGTCACTCACCTGTTCGAAAAGCGTCGGCCTGGCCAGTCGCGCGGTGTCTCCCGTCTGGTGGCTGGGCTGGCGCGCTTCAAGGGTGCGTCGCGGCTCACTGACAACGAGCTGGCCAACAGCACGATCAACTCTCTGTTCGCGGGGACGATCGTTTCAAGCTTCGATCCGGCCGTCGCTCAAGATCACCTGATGTCGTCGGCGACCGCCGGCTACCAGGATCTGCGGCAAAAATTCTACGAGACCGCCGATCCGCGCCTTGCCGGTGCGAGGATCCAGCACCTGTTCCCGGGCGACGAGCTGAAGTTCCTCACGACGCCGCGTGAAACGGTCGCGTTCGAAAGCTTTACGACCGTCTTCCTGCGGTCGATCGCCTCGTCGCTGGGCATCACCTACGAGCAGATCGCCATGGACTGGTCGAAGGTGAACTATTCCTCGGCGCGCGCGGCGCTGATCGAGGTCTGGCGCGGCATCCAACGCCAGCGCTCGATGGTGGCGATGATGGTGGCTACGCCGTGGCTGCTCGCCGTCACCGAGGATGGCATCGACCAAGGCAAGATCGAACTTCCCAACGGTGCGACCTGGGAGGACCTCTATGAGCGTCCCGCCGCCTATCTGCGCGGCCGTTGGCTGGGTCCGGCACGGGGCTGGGTCGATCCGGTCAAGGAGCCCGCCGGTGCGATCCTGCAAGTCGAGGCGGGCTTCAACAACTGGGAAGATGTCGCGGCCGAGCAGGGTATCGACTTCGACCTGAACCTCGCGGGCCTGAAGCGTCAAAAGGGGATGTGGCACGACGCTGGTCTGACCCCTCCCGCCCTGGCCGCCATGATGGCGATGCGGGGCACGTCTGAAGACGACAAGCCAAACCCCTAG
- a CDS encoding terminase gpA endonuclease subunit, whose protein sequence is MSALRSQFPGLAVGWAVMFSAVAANATPPVEQTVSVWSDEYRYISPESGARITGRWKTSVAPYMRRPMDVSGVDHPCGSVWLRWSAKTGKTQVFLNSAMHCIDTAPRSAMVVCASDQKQKDFEKEVFSPNIRASPKVGLKIMAVKAGAENSSTKYHKRFRGGFLKIANAGSEAQLQQSDIGLLIFEEPSSYPRDVGGRGSPIRQARTRTLAWGDDAKELGGGTPKFVGDCPVTVEIERRTHEKYYVPCPHCNAKQLLLWENMQFEGGRPFFICQSNSCGQSIGHEHKRWMLDQADAGNGGWLACFQHQRSDGTPDLEHPNIPPPPCIEHGAWEYWLGRRGPDCQGALLEGRDPSFDGIWQAYSPFTTWSRIFVEFDEAMKSDDPEALVTFWQQVLGLPFEAAYDRPATARLYEKRAEAAAIAMVERGRIPPWAWTVFLGVDLQGDRIEWAVWVVGPSGPLPEGAKGRRYARIDSGIIPIPPIDPRAWSELADITKRTYEGDACRPIGFDRVGVDTGGHHTNRAYVFCMGRPNVMALKGASEKEQKQVFPIEAGTRRKAKVGRRVVGEVQLYLVGTHNIKKEIYFGLAQTLAGVELGEHLSGSVTLEGTASELDFQQMTAEVLLPPDPSKKPPRKYEIWEPVKGVRNEQLDMAVYCHAIAWSFLPDVMTEEDWKRLIADRRREPSREGQLPLEGLWSAAPALPPTNTPAAAPERRSAPAGDPVDNVHPLLKLARDMRGT, encoded by the coding sequence ATGAGCGCGCTTCGATCGCAGTTCCCTGGCCTGGCGGTCGGGTGGGCGGTGATGTTCTCGGCGGTCGCCGCCAACGCGACGCCGCCAGTCGAACAAACCGTCTCGGTCTGGTCCGACGAGTATCGGTACATCTCGCCAGAGTCTGGCGCGAGGATCACCGGCCGGTGGAAGACCAGCGTCGCGCCGTACATGCGGCGGCCGATGGACGTCAGCGGCGTCGATCATCCTTGCGGATCGGTCTGGCTGCGATGGTCGGCAAAGACCGGAAAGACGCAGGTCTTCCTAAACTCGGCGATGCACTGCATCGACACCGCGCCGCGTTCGGCCATGGTCGTTTGCGCTAGCGATCAAAAGCAGAAGGACTTCGAGAAGGAAGTCTTCTCGCCGAACATCCGGGCCTCGCCCAAGGTCGGTCTGAAGATCATGGCCGTGAAGGCCGGGGCCGAGAACAGCTCGACCAAGTACCACAAGCGGTTTCGCGGCGGCTTCCTCAAGATCGCGAACGCCGGTTCCGAAGCCCAGCTTCAGCAGTCCGACATCGGCCTGCTGATCTTCGAAGAGCCCTCGTCCTATCCTCGCGATGTCGGCGGCCGGGGTTCGCCGATCCGTCAGGCCCGGACCCGGACACTGGCCTGGGGCGATGACGCCAAGGAGTTGGGTGGCGGCACGCCCAAGTTCGTCGGCGACTGCCCAGTCACGGTCGAGATCGAACGGCGTACGCACGAAAAGTACTACGTTCCCTGCCCGCACTGTAACGCCAAGCAGCTCCTGCTTTGGGAGAACATGCAGTTCGAGGGCGGACGACCGTTCTTCATCTGCCAATCGAACAGTTGCGGCCAGTCTATCGGCCACGAGCATAAGCGCTGGATGCTGGACCAGGCCGACGCCGGAAACGGAGGTTGGCTGGCTTGCTTTCAGCACCAGAGGTCGGACGGCACACCGGATCTTGAACATCCGAACATCCCGCCGCCGCCCTGCATCGAACACGGCGCGTGGGAATACTGGCTAGGCCGCCGGGGTCCGGACTGTCAGGGCGCCCTCCTCGAGGGGCGCGACCCGTCCTTCGACGGTATCTGGCAGGCCTATTCGCCGTTCACGACCTGGTCGCGGATCTTCGTCGAGTTCGACGAGGCGATGAAGTCCGATGATCCCGAGGCCCTGGTCACGTTCTGGCAGCAGGTGCTCGGGCTGCCGTTCGAGGCGGCTTACGATCGACCCGCGACCGCGCGCCTCTACGAGAAGCGCGCCGAGGCGGCGGCCATCGCGATGGTCGAGCGCGGGCGCATCCCGCCCTGGGCTTGGACGGTCTTCTTGGGCGTCGACCTTCAAGGTGACCGAATTGAATGGGCGGTCTGGGTAGTTGGTCCCTCGGGTCCGCTGCCCGAGGGCGCCAAGGGAAGGCGTTACGCACGGATCGACAGCGGGATCATCCCGATCCCGCCGATTGATCCCAGAGCTTGGTCAGAGCTAGCCGACATCACCAAGCGAACCTATGAAGGCGACGCTTGTCGGCCGATCGGTTTTGACCGCGTGGGCGTCGATACGGGCGGGCACCACACGAACCGAGCCTACGTGTTCTGCATGGGCCGCCCGAACGTGATGGCGCTGAAGGGCGCGTCCGAGAAAGAACAGAAGCAGGTCTTCCCCATTGAGGCCGGTACCCGCCGAAAGGCCAAGGTTGGACGCCGCGTTGTCGGCGAGGTCCAACTCTATCTGGTCGGCACGCACAATATCAAAAAGGAAATCTACTTCGGCCTGGCCCAAACCCTGGCCGGTGTCGAGCTTGGCGAGCATCTGTCCGGATCAGTGACGCTAGAGGGCACAGCCTCTGAGCTGGATTTCCAGCAGATGACGGCCGAAGTGCTGCTGCCGCCGGACCCGTCGAAAAAGCCGCCTCGGAAGTACGAGATCTGGGAACCGGTCAAGGGTGTCCGCAACGAGCAGTTGGACATGGCCGTCTACTGCCACGCGATCGCCTGGTCGTTCCTGCCCGACGTGATGACCGAGGAAGACTGGAAGCGGCTGATCGCGGATCGGCGGCGAGAGCCGTCGCGTGAAGGGCAGCTACCGCTCGAGGGTCTGTGGTCAGCCGCTCCGGCCCTGCCACCCACGAACACGCCTGCCGCGGCTCCCGAACGCCGTTCGGCGCCTGCCGGCGATCCCGTCGACAACGTCCACCCGCTGCTCAAGCTTGCACGCGACATGAGAGGAACCTGA
- a CDS encoding transcription termination/antitermination NusG family protein, with the protein MADFGGGEDGADLVGRWCVVVAKPGMDRTARARLEAQKFEVYVPLAVSEAPKTPRNPKGGLNIRPFFPRYLFVRLSDASIGWWRSMYGTIGVSSVFVGPDQRPVAVPPRIIEALQAREENGFIKVAQASPEPERWQRGDAVRYATEAGDLDAIFVQPVDKTRAEILFNLLGRETSKVVTLATLK; encoded by the coding sequence ATGGCCGACTTTGGTGGTGGTGAGGATGGTGCTGACCTGGTCGGCCGGTGGTGCGTCGTGGTCGCCAAGCCCGGTATGGATCGTACCGCGCGGGCGCGCTTGGAGGCTCAGAAGTTCGAGGTCTATGTGCCTCTCGCAGTGAGCGAGGCGCCGAAGACGCCTCGCAATCCGAAGGGTGGCCTGAACATCCGACCGTTCTTCCCTCGGTATCTGTTCGTGCGGCTGAGCGACGCGTCAATCGGATGGTGGCGGTCGATGTACGGCACGATCGGTGTCTCTTCGGTGTTCGTCGGGCCTGACCAGCGTCCCGTCGCCGTGCCGCCGCGCATCATCGAAGCGCTTCAGGCGCGGGAAGAAAACGGGTTCATCAAGGTCGCCCAGGCCTCGCCTGAGCCCGAGCGCTGGCAGCGTGGCGACGCTGTTCGGTACGCGACTGAGGCTGGAGACCTTGACGCGATCTTCGTTCAGCCGGTTGACAAGACTCGCGCAGAGATCTTATTCAACCTACTCGGACGCGAGACGTCCAAAGTCGTCACCTTGGCCACACTGAAGTGA
- a CDS encoding DUF1376 domain-containing protein: protein MKRENFYRRDPGAALQGMVSMTLEERGVYNTVIDLLYLTWRPLEDNRGYIAGHCGCAVQKLNPILNRLIEKRKLIRFEVDGEHYISNAKFEDERRSVKGVTTRSGRAEVGEKSAGVEEKSAGVGNNPPLLDLESVENQTLTALDKSRQDKSSSEAIASSPGACARELDEVVEQVVVALWGVWPEVGLRRSGKRELRKVIRAELVAGAAAERLIAAGSAYAADKSAWGSSGQPKAVAEWFALGRWADFVPAVAVVAAAVDLFRFEGPAEVRRKLCETQGESFVRKYLDPARYDPGGRAVLPANGYAREELARAWFPIKSMGYVLGDVQRGVA, encoded by the coding sequence ATGAAGCGCGAGAACTTCTATCGCCGAGATCCTGGCGCGGCGCTCCAGGGCATGGTGTCGATGACGCTGGAGGAGCGTGGGGTCTACAATACGGTCATCGACCTTTTGTACCTGACGTGGCGCCCGCTTGAGGACAATCGTGGCTACATCGCAGGGCATTGCGGCTGCGCCGTTCAGAAGCTCAATCCGATCCTCAATCGGCTTATCGAAAAGCGGAAGCTGATCCGCTTCGAAGTCGATGGCGAGCACTACATCTCTAACGCCAAATTTGAGGACGAGCGGCGCTCGGTTAAGGGCGTCACGACGCGGTCCGGTCGGGCAGAAGTCGGGGAGAAGTCGGCAGGTGTCGAGGAGAAGTCGGCAGGTGTCGGAAATAACCCGCCACTTCTCGACCTTGAAAGCGTGGAAAATCAGACGCTTACAGCCCTAGACAAGAGTAGACAAGACAAGAGTAGTTCGGAAGCTATCGCTTCCTCACCGGGCGCATGCGCGCGCGAACTCGATGAGGTTGTCGAACAGGTCGTGGTGGCGCTGTGGGGCGTGTGGCCCGAGGTTGGCTTGCGCCGGTCGGGCAAGCGGGAGCTGCGCAAGGTCATCCGAGCTGAGCTGGTCGCTGGCGCGGCAGCCGAGCGGCTGATCGCTGCGGGCTCGGCCTATGCTGCGGACAAGTCCGCCTGGGGATCGAGCGGCCAGCCGAAGGCGGTCGCTGAATGGTTTGCGCTGGGGCGTTGGGCTGACTTCGTGCCTGCTGTCGCTGTCGTTGCGGCTGCCGTGGACCTCTTCCGGTTCGAAGGGCCGGCGGAGGTGCGGCGAAAGCTGTGCGAGACGCAGGGCGAGAGCTTCGTGCGGAAGTACCTTGATCCGGCCCGATACGATCCGGGAGGGCGAGCCGTCCTGCCTGCAAATGGGTACGCTCGCGAGGAACTCGCGCGAGCATGGTTTCCAATAAAATCAATGGGCTATGTGCTCGGAGACGTTCAAAGAGGGGTGGCGTAA
- a CDS encoding DEAD/DEAH box helicase — MRTYGKLARAGECWVLEDVEPHVAIKLKAIFPSVPKASAGPFKLPANEATSADVSWFLQRYPLQASAGDLAELERRRTAFVRVQDEMAAILAPDYQPTLLAGLRPGQEIRAHQARAIEMVRRFGGVLVGDEMGLGKTYTGGGACLLPGALPATVVCPTHLRGQWAQKLREFTTLEPHVISTTKPYPLPPCDVRVFSYTQLQGWADVLDMLGTGLVIFDEAHELRHGTDTQKGVAALRLAEASAMRMVMTGTPVFNYGNEIWRIMQYCRPEVLGEYEDFAREWCGSGREVQDPEALGTYLREQHAMIRKVSPGPKPNIIVQTIDHEVEALERVEHLAHALAIRASTGTFEERGQAVRELDMMMRLNTGVAKAKAVAKYARIVAEAGEPLILLGWHRDVYDIWLSELSDLNPVMYTGTETPARKEEAKRRFLAGESDIFIMSLRSGAGLDGLQARAKVTIFGELDWSPQMHAQCIGRLNREGQACWPEPVTAIFLVAVDGSDPPMMDVNGLKASQAHGIVDPGEERIVTRDVSKLQSLVQRYLNRSEAA; from the coding sequence GTGAGGACCTATGGAAAGCTGGCGCGCGCTGGCGAATGCTGGGTGCTCGAGGACGTCGAGCCCCACGTTGCTATCAAGCTCAAGGCGATCTTCCCTAGCGTGCCCAAGGCCTCGGCCGGGCCGTTCAAGTTGCCGGCCAATGAGGCGACTTCGGCCGACGTGAGTTGGTTCTTGCAGCGCTACCCCTTGCAGGCCTCTGCCGGTGATCTGGCCGAGCTGGAGCGGCGACGAACGGCGTTCGTGCGGGTGCAGGACGAAATGGCCGCCATCCTGGCGCCGGACTATCAGCCGACGCTGCTCGCGGGCCTGCGTCCTGGCCAAGAGATCCGGGCGCACCAGGCGCGCGCAATCGAGATGGTGCGGCGGTTTGGCGGCGTGCTGGTCGGCGACGAGATGGGGCTGGGCAAGACCTATACCGGCGGCGGGGCGTGCCTGTTGCCCGGCGCGCTGCCGGCGACCGTCGTCTGCCCGACGCACCTACGAGGCCAGTGGGCTCAGAAGCTGCGCGAGTTCACGACGCTCGAACCGCACGTCATTTCGACAACGAAGCCCTACCCGCTGCCGCCGTGCGATGTGCGGGTGTTCTCCTACACCCAGCTCCAGGGCTGGGCGGACGTGCTGGATATGCTCGGGACCGGTCTCGTGATCTTCGACGAGGCGCATGAGCTGCGGCACGGAACCGACACCCAGAAGGGTGTCGCGGCGCTGCGTCTAGCCGAAGCCTCGGCGATGCGCATGGTGATGACCGGCACGCCGGTGTTCAACTATGGCAACGAGATCTGGCGCATCATGCAGTACTGCCGCCCTGAGGTGCTGGGCGAGTACGAAGACTTCGCGCGCGAGTGGTGTGGTAGCGGGCGGGAAGTCCAAGATCCTGAGGCTTTGGGCACGTATCTGCGAGAGCAGCATGCGATGATCCGCAAGGTCTCGCCGGGGCCAAAGCCCAACATCATCGTCCAGACGATCGACCACGAGGTCGAGGCCCTGGAGCGGGTCGAGCACCTGGCGCACGCGCTGGCTATCCGGGCGTCGACGGGCACGTTCGAAGAGCGTGGTCAGGCTGTGCGCGAGCTGGACATGATGATGCGGCTCAACACTGGCGTCGCCAAGGCCAAGGCCGTGGCCAAGTACGCGCGGATCGTCGCCGAGGCGGGTGAGCCGCTGATCCTTCTGGGGTGGCACCGCGACGTCTACGACATCTGGCTGAGCGAGCTGAGTGACCTCAATCCGGTCATGTACACCGGCACGGAGACACCGGCGCGCAAGGAAGAGGCCAAGCGCCGTTTCCTGGCTGGAGAGAGCGATATCTTCATCATGAGCCTGCGCTCGGGGGCTGGGCTCGACGGGCTCCAGGCCCGCGCCAAGGTCACCATCTTCGGCGAGCTGGACTGGTCGCCGCAGATGCATGCGCAGTGCATCGGGCGTCTCAATCGCGAGGGTCAGGCCTGCTGGCCAGAGCCGGTGACGGCGATCTTCCTTGTCGCGGTCGACGGTTCCGATCCGCCCATGATGGACGTGAACGGCCTCAAGGCCAGCCAAGCGCACGGCATCGTCGATCCGGGCGAGGAACGCATCGTCACGCGCGATGTCAGCAAGCTCCAGAGCCTGGTGCAGCGGTACCTCAACCGGTCGGAGGCAGCATGA